Proteins from a single region of Sphaerochaeta globosa str. Buddy:
- the nadD gene encoding nicotinate (nicotinamide) nucleotide adenylyltransferase, which translates to MAAEPTAMVGGSFDPVHLGHLHLVHTVATSTPYRRFIFVPVARNNFKQDAEPASAEHRMSMLRLSFEAYRELYPDDPPIQLIAEDCELVRGGVSYTYDTVKYIYLHYSIKGRLAVVMGDDLLSALNQWHAYEQLKELVTFVVIRREDSAERFSDIAADIIYLENPLLEDSSTKIRNRCSVLEVHQELGDDIACLMPKEVARYVREHRLYRP; encoded by the coding sequence TTGGCGGCAGAACCGACTGCAATGGTAGGCGGAAGTTTCGATCCCGTGCATCTAGGGCATCTGCACCTGGTGCACACGGTGGCTACCTCCACCCCCTATCGAAGGTTCATTTTCGTACCTGTTGCCCGCAACAACTTCAAGCAGGATGCCGAACCGGCTTCTGCAGAGCATCGTATGAGCATGCTGCGTTTGAGCTTTGAGGCCTATAGGGAGCTCTATCCTGATGACCCACCGATCCAACTGATAGCTGAAGACTGTGAATTGGTGCGAGGTGGTGTATCATATACCTATGACACGGTCAAATATATATATTTGCACTATTCGATCAAGGGTAGGCTTGCGGTGGTGATGGGGGACGATTTGCTTTCCGCACTGAATCAATGGCATGCGTATGAACAGCTCAAGGAGTTGGTCACCTTCGTGGTCATCAGGCGGGAAGACAGCGCTGAACGGTTCTCCGACATCGCCGCCGATATTATCTATTTGGAAAACCCTCTTCTGGAGGACAGTTCCACGAAGATCAGAAATCGATGCAGCGTGTTGGAAGTACACCAAGAGCTTGGTGACGATATTGCGTGCCTAATGCCCAAGGAGGTTGCTCGATATGTACGAGAACATCGATTGTACCGTCCTTGA
- the mmsB gene encoding multiple monosaccharide ABC transporter permease: protein MRHSLGIKDTVKKNSMLIVLLATMLLFQVLISSSGRGSLFAPSNISNLISQNSYVVILASGMLLCILTGGNIDLSVGSVVALVGALAGTLVVNLHWNIYVSIIICLLTGLAIGAWQGFWIAYVRIPPFITTLAGMLLWRGVALLILNGLTISPFPAEYTKYFNSFLPNTEDAATVLSVTVIVGVVICLIYGFWALFDRYTKKKKGYTTEPLAVTLAKVILLSVAVLVIFFLLGRHKGVPVVLILLAVIVLGYSYFTSRTVPGRHLYAMGGNEKAAKLSGVDTNRVLFFAYANMGFLSAVAALVGVARFNSAAPTAGTNYEMDAIGSCFIGGASAYGGTGTIGGAIIGAIFMGVLNNGMSILGIDANWQKAVKGIVVLAAVVFDVLSKKRVKSS from the coding sequence TGGCAACAATGCTTCTTTTCCAGGTGCTCATCAGCAGCAGTGGAAGGGGCTCTCTCTTTGCTCCCTCCAATATTTCCAACCTTATCAGCCAAAACTCATATGTTGTCATTTTGGCAAGCGGCATGTTGCTGTGCATCCTCACCGGTGGAAACATCGACCTTTCTGTTGGTTCGGTCGTTGCCCTGGTCGGTGCTCTGGCAGGAACTCTGGTAGTAAACCTGCATTGGAACATCTATGTTTCGATTATAATCTGTCTTTTAACCGGTCTTGCAATCGGTGCATGGCAGGGTTTCTGGATTGCCTATGTCCGCATCCCTCCGTTCATCACAACCCTCGCGGGCATGTTGTTGTGGCGTGGTGTCGCCCTCCTGATTCTCAATGGATTGACAATCTCCCCCTTCCCTGCTGAGTATACGAAGTATTTCAACAGTTTCCTTCCCAACACAGAGGACGCCGCAACCGTGCTTTCCGTTACGGTCATTGTGGGTGTCGTCATTTGTCTGATCTACGGATTCTGGGCTCTTTTTGATCGCTATACCAAGAAGAAGAAGGGCTATACAACTGAACCCTTGGCGGTAACCTTAGCCAAGGTAATCCTGCTCTCCGTTGCCGTCTTGGTCATTTTCTTTCTGCTCGGAAGACATAAGGGTGTTCCCGTAGTATTGATCCTGCTTGCCGTCATCGTATTAGGCTACAGTTACTTCACCTCCCGTACCGTTCCAGGCAGACATTTGTATGCCATGGGAGGCAACGAGAAGGCCGCAAAGCTTTCAGGGGTGGATACAAACCGAGTTCTTTTCTTTGCGTATGCTAACATGGGTTTCCTCTCTGCAGTAGCAGCCTTGGTCGGTGTCGCCCGCTTCAACTCAGCCGCCCCAACGGCGGGAACCAACTATGAGATGGACGCCATCGGTTCCTGCTTCATCGGAGGAGCAAGTGCCTACGGCGGAACCGGAACCATCGGGGGAGCAATCATTGGTGCAATTTTCATGGGTGTCTTGAACAATGGTATGTCCATTCTCGGAATTGATGCCAACTGGCAAAAAGCTGTAAAAGGTATTGTAGTGCTTGCAGCGGTAGTCTTTGATGTGCTCAGCAAAAAGCGGGTAAAATCTAGTTAG
- the yqeK gene encoding bis(5'-nucleosyl)-tetraphosphatase (symmetrical) YqeK: MYENIDCTVLEQELKESLSEKRYRHSKAVAQTCLLLNDRYELHLDTTELCSCALMHDMVREWSREQLVDYALAHHLKLSSEEREYPVLLHAPVGASLLSARGFSEQVCTAVRYHTVGSIHMGKMGLLLYIADYLEPNRMHLCDQDRELLLALPKPEDLCLAVLKQERAYLVAKGKQISFSGEELYQFLCSGGTF, encoded by the coding sequence ATGTACGAGAACATCGATTGTACCGTCCTTGAGCAAGAGCTGAAAGAAAGCTTGAGCGAGAAACGCTATCGTCATAGTAAAGCGGTGGCACAGACCTGCCTGCTTCTGAATGACCGTTATGAACTACACCTTGATACTACTGAGTTGTGTAGTTGTGCCTTGATGCATGACATGGTGCGGGAGTGGAGTAGGGAGCAGCTGGTCGACTATGCTTTGGCTCATCATCTGAAACTTAGCAGCGAAGAACGTGAATACCCGGTGTTGCTCCATGCTCCGGTGGGAGCTTCCCTGCTTAGCGCCAGAGGATTCTCAGAGCAAGTGTGTACTGCAGTGCGGTATCACACCGTTGGCAGTATACATATGGGAAAAATGGGGCTTCTGCTCTATATTGCCGACTACCTTGAACCAAATCGGATGCATCTGTGTGACCAGGATAGGGAACTGTTATTGGCCCTTCCTAAGCCGGAGGACCTCTGCCTGGCTGTCCTGAAACAGGAACGGGCCTATCTTGTTGCCAAGGGGAAGCAAATTAGCTTTTCAGGTGAAGAGCTGTATCAGTTTCTTTGCAGCGGAGGAACGTTTTGA
- the rsfS gene encoding ribosome silencing factor codes for MNDLVLANAQAIGQFLEDHKCQDVSILDVSAECSWADCFIIATVSSIGHLKGVAHEIWSELNELGLEVANRHKNPVGDGWELIDCNDIVIHLMSSELRDFYSLEKLWQKREM; via the coding sequence ATGAATGACTTGGTTCTGGCCAATGCCCAGGCAATCGGCCAATTTCTAGAAGACCATAAGTGTCAGGATGTAAGCATCCTGGATGTATCAGCGGAGTGTTCCTGGGCTGATTGTTTCATCATAGCTACAGTTTCCAGCATAGGTCACCTCAAAGGTGTCGCCCACGAGATTTGGAGTGAGTTGAATGAGCTGGGCTTGGAAGTCGCCAACCGCCATAAGAACCCCGTCGGTGATGGTTGGGAGCTTATCGATTGCAACGATATCGTCATCCACCTGATGAGTTCTGAGTTGAGGGATTTTTATTCGCTGGAGAAACTCTGGCAGAAACGGGAAATGTAA
- a CDS encoding LacI family DNA-binding transcriptional regulator codes for MAVTIRDIAKRAGVSRGTVDRVLHNRKGVNEEVACRVRAIAKELGFIPNLAGKALANRKQPLRIGCLLPSIGNPFFTEVIAGFRQAERELSDFGVSVDIMEVKSFDRAVHLDAIETLQSKHYDGLCITTINVEPVIAAIDRITETGTTVVTVNTDISDTHRLCYVGPDYYLGGTTASGLLSLVCKQQEQKILIVTGSFNIKGHQERIRGFLEGLTTRQMPHSIVDVIESLDDNDKAYERTLSCLKEKPEINCLYLTAAGVQGACQAVQELGKTGNIRILSFDDIPTTKALIQKGVITFTICQEPQRQGYDAIQKLFFHLMNQQEPVVDTITRTIIKIRENLDD; via the coding sequence ATGGCTGTTACGATTAGGGATATTGCAAAACGAGCAGGAGTATCGAGAGGAACTGTCGACCGAGTACTCCATAACCGGAAAGGGGTCAATGAGGAGGTTGCCTGTCGGGTCAGAGCTATAGCCAAGGAATTGGGGTTTATTCCCAATCTTGCAGGTAAAGCCTTAGCCAACCGCAAGCAACCGCTGAGAATCGGCTGCCTCCTTCCAAGTATCGGCAACCCTTTTTTTACCGAAGTCATTGCTGGCTTCAGACAAGCTGAACGTGAACTTTCTGATTTCGGTGTATCCGTAGACATTATGGAGGTTAAGTCCTTCGACCGAGCCGTCCATCTCGATGCAATAGAAACGTTGCAAAGCAAACACTACGATGGCCTTTGCATCACTACCATCAATGTGGAACCGGTTATAGCAGCAATCGATAGAATCACCGAAACCGGTACCACGGTGGTTACCGTCAATACTGACATCAGCGATACACACCGCCTTTGCTATGTTGGACCGGATTACTATTTGGGGGGAACCACCGCCAGCGGGTTGCTCAGCTTGGTCTGCAAGCAGCAGGAGCAAAAGATACTCATCGTCACCGGGTCATTCAACATCAAGGGCCACCAGGAGCGTATCAGAGGCTTTCTGGAAGGCCTTACCACCCGTCAGATGCCGCACAGCATCGTCGATGTGATAGAAAGTTTGGATGACAACGATAAGGCATACGAGCGAACACTCTCCTGCCTCAAGGAAAAACCGGAAATTAATTGTCTCTATTTAACTGCAGCAGGCGTGCAAGGTGCCTGCCAAGCAGTTCAGGAATTGGGGAAAACGGGAAATATCCGCATCCTCAGCTTTGATGATATTCCCACCACCAAAGCGTTGATACAGAAAGGTGTCATCACCTTTACCATATGTCAGGAACCTCAACGACAGGGCTATGATGCGATTCAGAAGTTGTTTTTTCACCTCATGAATCAGCAGGAGCCCGTCGTCGATACTATAACAAGAACCATCATCAAGATCAGGGAAAATCTTGACGATTGA